From Miscanthus floridulus cultivar M001 chromosome 15, ASM1932011v1, whole genome shotgun sequence, the proteins below share one genomic window:
- the LOC136509269 gene encoding uncharacterized protein, producing MAATSSFGDDADLMVADDLYLIAVCQGISQADATGLMAISDEEYAAELQLQEVIVSSAMAVIVHSGMAATAAQSSLVPQLDSAVVVHTANKDTAAAETPVLAVAEYSCCSSSSSSSSPPPPLAVAAPASGEDDATAVATCKICLDYVPPSHVHHASRGCAHAFCTACLSGYISAKTQGGRISDVKCPGDGEDCCNVLDPELCQGIISGEAFEALCAALCMSMVEGAGNFCYCPFNDCSEILVDDRGGDVPESECPACRRLFCARCGVPWHAGISCAEYGQLAPGDKGKEDLVVLEMAKGEKWKRCPHCKFLVDKREGCVHITCRCGFQFCYACGEPWGQSHHCNTA from the exons ATGGCTGCCACTTCTTCCTTTGGCGACGACGCTGACCTCATGGTTGCCGACGACCTGTACTTGATAGCAGTTTGCCAAGGAATAAGCCAAGCAGACGCCACCGGGCTCATGGCGATATCCGACGAGGAGTACGCCGCGGAACTCCAGCTCCAAGAGGTGATTGTTTCCTCCGCCATGGCGGTGATTGTTCATTCTGGCATGGCAGCGACTGCGGCACAATCATCGCTCGTGCCGCAGCTTGATAGCGCCGTCGTCGTGCACACTGCCAACAAAGACACAGCAGCTGCTGAGACGCCCGTGCTTGCCGTAGCTGAGTatagctgctgctcctcctcctcctcctcctcctcgcctccgccaCCTCTTGCAGTTGCAGCCCCTGCCAGCGGGGAAGACGACGCAACTGCGGTGGCAACTTGCAAGATCTGCCTGGACTACGTGCCACCGTCGCACGTGCACCACGCAAGTCGTGGCTGCGCACACGCCTTCTGCACAGCCTGCCTCTCCGGCTACATCAGCGCAAAGACCCAAGGCGGCCGCATCTCCGACGTCAAGTGTCCGGGGGACGGGGAGGACTGCTGCAACGTCCTTGACCCCGAACTCTGTCAAGGCATCATATCCGGCGAGGCTTTCGAGGCCTTGTGCGCCGCACTGTGCATGTCCATGGTGGAGGGCGCCGGCAACTTTTGCTACTGCCCCTTCAACGACTGCTCAGAGATCTTGGTGGACGATCGCGGCGGCGACGTGCCGGAGTCGGAGTGCCCGGCGTGCAGGAGGCTGTTCTGTGCACGGTGTGGCGTGCCATGGCACGCTGGCATTAGCTGTGCCGAGTATGGGCAATTAGCACCTGGGGACAAGGGGAAGGAGGACTTAGTGGTGCTGGAGATGGCCAAGGGGGAGAAATGGAAGAGGTGCCCCCATTGCAAGTTCTTGGTCGACAAACGCGAAGGCTGTGTGCACATAACTTGCAG GTGTGGCTTCCAGTTCTGCTATGCATGTGGCGAGCCGTGGGGGCAGTCTCATCATTGCAACACGGCGTGA